Proteins from a single region of Paenibacillus sp. BIHB 4019:
- a CDS encoding putative sporulation protein YtxC, giving the protein MELFTVTLPSKLQSTAAGLAALMAQYTNEDLHIESASQERLVQFELQPAGTIMCQSATPYFQLNKHGEMLYHSAAKALAEFVVTNLESEMLISIIKKKYQGGHSTDISVIEKYCSQLMQDTDLDGLNAKFLDADRKRRKLKVAEEIELYLSENTQLDLGGIATFRLHGYRHELGDIVEYALDEYVLDKQYQEFISLLKYFVGLQQSKVAMVHLVHKGNHEFILYNDKFQLFEPKPHSDRLVAEMLETEMNIEDMVISSLIAASPKQIVVHTQHVDMQVIRTIETIFDNRVSVCSDCVLCSHAMGGWNDGVTQP; this is encoded by the coding sequence ATGGAACTATTCACCGTTACGCTGCCTTCCAAGCTTCAATCTACGGCGGCTGGATTAGCGGCCTTAATGGCGCAATATACGAATGAGGATCTACATATTGAATCAGCATCGCAGGAGCGTTTGGTGCAGTTCGAGCTGCAGCCTGCGGGCACCATTATGTGCCAGTCGGCAACGCCTTATTTTCAACTGAATAAGCATGGAGAAATGCTGTACCACAGCGCAGCCAAAGCGCTTGCTGAATTTGTTGTAACCAATTTGGAATCGGAAATGCTTATCAGCATTATTAAGAAAAAATATCAGGGCGGTCATTCCACAGACATCTCCGTTATCGAAAAATATTGCAGCCAGCTGATGCAGGATACCGATCTGGATGGGTTGAATGCCAAGTTTCTGGATGCGGACAGAAAGCGCCGCAAGCTTAAGGTGGCCGAGGAAATCGAACTGTATTTAAGTGAAAATACACAGCTCGACCTTGGCGGTATCGCCACCTTCAGGCTTCATGGATATCGACACGAGCTAGGCGATATTGTGGAATATGCCTTGGATGAATATGTGCTGGATAAGCAATATCAGGAGTTTATTTCGCTGCTCAAATATTTTGTGGGGCTGCAGCAATCGAAGGTCGCCATGGTCCATTTGGTTCATAAAGGCAACCATGAATTTATTTTGTATAATGACAAATTCCAATTGTTTGAGCCGAAGCCGCATTCCGATCGCTTGGTAGCCGAAATGCTGGAAACGGAAATGAACATTGAGGATATGGTCATCAGCTCGCTAATTGCTGCATCACCGAAGCAAATTGTCGTTCATACGCAGCATGTCGATATGCAGGTTATCCGGACGATTGAAACGATTTTTGACAACCGGGTGTCGGTGTGCAGTGATTGTGTGTTGTGCTCCCACGCAATGGGGGGATGGAATGATGGTGTTACCCAGCCTTAA
- a CDS encoding DMT family transporter: MASEKAGWRTSRIAGINGIWYVALGATLWGLDPLFRILLLKSFTSAQIVFIEHILLAFYAVPVLFKFRRTLVGKLSIGVIGALLFISWGGSAVATVLFTAAFSHGSANAVLLLQKLQPLFAILLARVLLKEKLPRKFFVFLLAALAGTYLLTFGFGSPLVGLHDLALLSCLFSIIAAALWGGSTVMGKYLLQKKLSFSIVTSLRFLLALPLLSVILLASGDAWSLNAEGSQLSLIAVNLLFQAFFPGLISMLLYYKGLSSTKAVYATLAELSFPAVGVLINWLVFGQTLTLGQLSGFLLIWLTLWLMSRSSNEQAVQQPQAAA; encoded by the coding sequence CTGGCTAGCGAGAAAGCGGGCTGGCGAACATCACGCATTGCGGGCATTAACGGGATATGGTATGTGGCGCTTGGCGCGACACTTTGGGGCCTTGACCCGCTGTTTCGAATTTTATTGCTCAAAAGCTTTACCTCGGCACAAATTGTATTTATTGAGCATATTTTGCTCGCTTTTTACGCAGTTCCCGTATTGTTTAAATTCCGCCGTACATTAGTCGGCAAGCTGTCCATTGGCGTCATCGGGGCGCTGCTGTTCATTTCCTGGGGCGGCTCAGCTGTAGCGACGGTGCTGTTCACCGCAGCCTTCTCGCATGGCAGCGCGAATGCGGTGCTCCTGCTTCAGAAGCTCCAGCCGTTATTTGCGATTTTGCTCGCCAGAGTTTTGCTGAAGGAAAAGCTGCCGCGGAAGTTTTTCGTCTTTTTGCTGGCGGCGCTCGCAGGCACCTATTTGCTGACCTTCGGGTTCGGCTCGCCGCTAGTCGGCCTGCATGACCTTGCTTTGCTCAGCTGCCTGTTCTCGATTATTGCGGCGGCCTTGTGGGGCGGCTCGACCGTCATGGGCAAATATTTGCTGCAAAAGAAATTGTCCTTTTCCATTGTGACGTCTCTCAGGTTTCTGCTTGCGCTGCCGCTGCTCAGCGTCATTTTGCTGGCAAGCGGCGACGCATGGAGCCTCAATGCCGAGGGCAGCCAATTGTCGCTCATTGCCGTCAATTTATTGTTTCAAGCTTTTTTCCCTGGCTTAATCAGCATGCTGCTGTATTACAAAGGGCTTTCCTCGACTAAAGCTGTATACGCGACGCTTGCTGAGCTTTCCTTCCCTGCCGTCGGCGTATTGATTAACTGGCTCGTATTTGGCCAGACGCTGACGTTAGGGCAGCTTAGCGGCTTCCTGCTCATTTGGCTGACCTTATGGCTTATGAGCCGCAGCAGCAATGAACAGGCTGTTCAGCAGCCACAAGCTGCCGCTTAA
- the mqnC gene encoding cyclic dehypoxanthinyl futalosine synthase: MATLDQILDKALRGERISLEECIIMFESDEIEKMGKVANEIMLRKHPEPVTTFVVGRNVNYTNVCDVYCRFCAFYRAPGSKEGYVLDNETIMNKIQETIDVNGTEILMQGGTNPDLPFTYYTDLLKEIKQRFPDITMHSFSPAEIQKMKEVSEGLSLDEVVRQLHEAGLDSLPGGGAEILDDRTRRKISRKKGSYTDWIDVMKSAHRHGMNTTATMVYGFGETMEERALHLLRIRDVQDECKANGYDSEGFTAFISWPFQPDNTRMPMEKAKPEEYLKIVAVSRIFLDNIDNLQSSWVTMGPDMGKLSLAYGCNDFGSTMIEENVVSAAGTTHKVNIELILKLIREAGKVPAQRNTRYEILRMYNESDKAEQDFVMQN; the protein is encoded by the coding sequence ATGGCAACGTTGGACCAGATATTGGATAAGGCCCTGCGGGGTGAACGAATCAGCTTGGAAGAATGTATTATTATGTTCGAATCCGACGAGATTGAGAAAATGGGTAAAGTGGCAAACGAAATTATGCTGCGCAAGCATCCCGAGCCTGTAACGACTTTCGTTGTAGGAAGAAACGTCAACTACACGAATGTGTGCGACGTTTATTGCAGGTTCTGCGCCTTTTATCGTGCCCCAGGCTCCAAAGAGGGCTATGTGCTTGATAACGAGACGATTATGAACAAAATTCAAGAAACGATTGACGTTAACGGAACCGAAATTTTGATGCAGGGCGGAACGAACCCGGATCTGCCTTTTACTTATTACACGGATTTGCTGAAGGAAATCAAGCAGCGCTTCCCGGACATTACGATGCACTCCTTCTCGCCTGCCGAAATACAGAAGATGAAGGAAGTATCAGAGGGCTTGTCGCTGGATGAGGTTGTTCGCCAGCTGCATGAGGCGGGACTGGATTCGCTGCCAGGCGGCGGCGCGGAAATCCTCGATGACCGCACACGCCGTAAAATCAGCCGCAAGAAGGGCTCTTATACGGACTGGATCGACGTGATGAAGTCGGCCCATCGTCATGGCATGAATACGACGGCTACAATGGTTTATGGCTTTGGAGAAACGATGGAGGAGCGCGCCTTGCATTTGCTGCGCATTCGTGACGTTCAAGATGAATGCAAAGCGAATGGCTACGACTCTGAAGGGTTTACAGCCTTTATTTCCTGGCCGTTCCAGCCAGACAATACGAGAATGCCGATGGAGAAAGCGAAGCCGGAGGAATATTTGAAAATTGTCGCGGTAAGCCGCATTTTCCTCGACAATATTGACAACCTGCAATCATCGTGGGTAACGATGGGCCCTGACATGGGTAAACTTTCGCTGGCCTATGGCTGCAACGACTTCGGCAGCACAATGATTGAAGAAAATGTAGTGTCCGCTGCGGGTACGACGCATAAGGTCAACATTGAGCTGATTTTGAAGCTTATTCGCGAAGCGGGCAAAGTTCCGGCGCAGCGCAATACGCGCTATGAAATTTTAAGGATGTACAATGAAAGCGATAAGGCTGAGCAGGATTTTGTAATGCAAAATTAG